A genomic window from Macaca thibetana thibetana isolate TM-01 chromosome 16, ASM2454274v1, whole genome shotgun sequence includes:
- the NDUFAF8 gene encoding NADH dehydrogenase [ubiquinone] 1 alpha subcomplex assembly factor 8 isoform X1: MSVNGAVWGRVRSRLRAFPERLAACGAEAAAYGRCVQASTAPGGSLSKDLCAREFEALRSCFAAAAKKTLERGC; this comes from the exons ATGTCTGTGAACGGAGCTGTGTGGGGCCGCGTGCGAAGCCGCCTCCGCGCCTTCCCCGAGCGGCTGGCCGCCTGCGGGGCCGAG GCCGCGGCGTACGGCAGGTGCGTGCAGGCCTCCACGGCCCCAGGCGGCAGCCTAAGCAAGGACCTCTGCGCGCGGGAGTTCGAGGCCCTGCGGAGCTGCTTCGCCGCCGCG GCCAAGAAGACGCTGGAGCGAGGCTGTTAG
- the NDUFAF8 gene encoding NADH dehydrogenase [ubiquinone] 1 alpha subcomplex assembly factor 8 isoform X2, with protein sequence MSVNGAVWGRVRSRLRAFPERLAACGAEAAAYGRCVQASTAPGGSLSKDLCAREFEALRSCFAAAVGLSACRVL encoded by the exons ATGTCTGTGAACGGAGCTGTGTGGGGCCGCGTGCGAAGCCGCCTCCGCGCCTTCCCCGAGCGGCTGGCCGCCTGCGGGGCCGAG GCCGCGGCGTACGGCAGGTGCGTGCAGGCCTCCACGGCCCCAGGCGGCAGCCTAAGCAAGGACCTCTGCGCGCGGGAGTTCGAGGCCCTGCGGAGCTGCTTCGCCGCCGCGGTAG GTTTGAGCGCCTGCCGCGTGCTTTAG